The uncultured Desulfobulbus sp. genome window below encodes:
- a CDS encoding ACT domain-containing protein, which translates to MRVEQIAVFLENKSGRLAEITRILAEKSINIRALSVADTADFGILRLIVDKVDLAKESLRAGGFTVGKTDVIAVEVPDQTGGLASVLKVAHEACLNVEYMYAFVNKSSDNAVLIFRFDDMDKAIAVIEKSDFKLLSGQEICSI; encoded by the coding sequence ATGCGTGTAGAACAGATTGCGGTTTTTTTAGAAAATAAATCAGGACGTTTGGCAGAAATCACCCGTATTCTCGCGGAAAAGAGCATAAACATTCGTGCGCTTTCCGTGGCTGATACAGCTGATTTTGGTATTTTACGTCTCATTGTCGATAAGGTCGATCTGGCCAAGGAATCCCTGCGGGCAGGCGGTTTCACCGTGGGCAAGACCGATGTTATCGCGGTCGAAGTTCCGGATCAGACCGGCGGCCTGGCCAGTGTACTTAAGGTGGCCCACGAGGCGTGCCTCAATGTTGAGTACATGTATGCCTTTGTCAATAAGAGCAGCGACAACGCCGTACTCATCTTTCGCTTTGATGATATGGACAAGGCGATTGCCGTTATCGAAAAGAGCGATTTTAAATTGTTGAGTGGACAGGAGATTTGTTCCATCTGA
- a CDS encoding phenylacetate--CoA ligase, which produces MMWVDEIESLPRAGLESIQLKRLQALVHRMYENVLPYKKKMDEAGVKPGDIQSLKDLSKLPFTTKDDLRENYPFGLFATPMDDVIRIHATSGTTGKPAVVGYTQADINLWASVIKRCLTMAGVTRGDMVHNAYGYGLFTGGLGAHYGIEALGATVIPVSGGNSKRQISIMRDFGSTVLLSTPSYALNLADAMADGGVDPEQLKLRVGIFGAEAWSENMREEVERKLGLKALDIYGLSEVIGPGVSMECTHSDKGMHILEDNFLPEIIDPDTLEVLPYGETGELVFTTLTKEAFPLVRYRTKDISRLFIEPCGCGRTLIRMEKVTGRTDDMLIIRGVNVFPSQVEHVLIGIDGVEPHYQIEVTREGNLDVMSVLVEVSDKVFSDEIRVLENLTKKIQREIKDMLGVTAKVKLVEPRSIQRSEGKAKRVIDLRKI; this is translated from the coding sequence ATGATGTGGGTGGATGAAATCGAATCGTTACCACGGGCCGGGCTGGAGTCTATTCAGCTTAAACGACTGCAGGCCCTGGTACACCGCATGTACGAGAATGTCCTGCCGTACAAGAAAAAGATGGATGAGGCCGGAGTCAAACCCGGGGATATTCAGTCGCTCAAAGATCTGAGCAAACTGCCCTTTACCACCAAAGATGATCTGCGGGAAAACTACCCCTTTGGGCTCTTTGCCACGCCCATGGATGATGTTATCCGTATTCACGCCACCTCGGGAACCACGGGGAAACCAGCGGTCGTTGGCTACACCCAGGCAGATATCAACCTCTGGGCCTCTGTCATTAAACGTTGTCTGACCATGGCTGGCGTCACCCGGGGCGATATGGTTCACAACGCCTACGGCTACGGATTGTTCACCGGTGGTCTTGGCGCGCACTACGGTATTGAGGCACTGGGGGCGACCGTTATTCCGGTTTCTGGTGGTAACTCGAAACGCCAGATTTCGATCATGCGCGATTTTGGTTCAACCGTGCTGCTTTCTACCCCTTCCTACGCGTTGAATCTGGCCGATGCCATGGCTGATGGCGGTGTTGATCCCGAGCAGTTGAAACTGCGGGTGGGTATTTTCGGTGCCGAGGCCTGGAGTGAGAACATGCGTGAAGAGGTCGAGCGGAAACTTGGCCTTAAAGCACTTGATATTTATGGCCTTTCCGAAGTTATCGGGCCGGGTGTCTCCATGGAATGTACCCATTCCGACAAGGGAATGCATATCCTGGAGGACAACTTCCTGCCGGAGATCATTGATCCCGATACCCTGGAAGTTTTGCCCTACGGTGAGACCGGTGAGCTGGTCTTCACCACTTTGACCAAAGAGGCCTTCCCGCTGGTCCGTTATCGGACCAAGGATATCTCCCGCCTTTTCATTGAGCCCTGTGGCTGTGGCCGTACCCTGATCCGTATGGAGAAGGTCACCGGTCGGACCGATGACATGCTTATCATTCGCGGGGTCAACGTCTTCCCCTCCCAGGTTGAGCATGTACTCATTGGCATTGATGGGGTCGAGCCGCATTATCAGATCGAGGTGACCCGTGAGGGGAATCTGGATGTGATGTCGGTTCTGGTTGAGGTGAGTGATAAGGTCTTCTCCGATGAAATTCGTGTTCTGGAAAACCTGACCAAGAAAATCCAGCGAGAGATCAAAGATATGCTCGGTGTTACCGCCAAGGTGAAGTTGGTAGAGCCTCGCTCTATCCAGCGCTCGGAAGGCAAGGCCAAGCGCGTTATTGATCTCCGCAAAATTTGA
- a CDS encoding indolepyruvate oxidoreductase subunit beta, giving the protein MKQSGNILFSGVGGQGILLASELTAHAQLAAGYDCKKSEVHGMAQRGGSVEAHLRYGQKVYSPLIDPGCADILVAFEILEAVRYLPYLHKDSAVVVNTQKILPPAVALGKAKYPENILDELKSRQINVVAIDAFAVAESVGELRTANVAMVGAMSNFLAVDPNVFIEVIDTTVKEQFREVNKKAFSAGRAAVYA; this is encoded by the coding sequence ATGAAACAGAGCGGCAATATTCTCTTTTCCGGTGTGGGCGGGCAGGGCATCCTGCTGGCCAGCGAGTTGACCGCCCATGCCCAGTTGGCAGCGGGATACGACTGCAAAAAAAGTGAAGTCCACGGTATGGCCCAGCGCGGTGGTTCAGTTGAAGCCCACCTGCGCTACGGTCAAAAGGTCTACTCGCCTCTGATCGATCCGGGCTGTGCCGATATTCTGGTCGCCTTTGAGATTCTTGAAGCGGTTCGCTATCTGCCCTACCTCCATAAGGACAGCGCCGTAGTGGTCAATACCCAGAAAATCCTGCCTCCGGCGGTTGCTCTGGGCAAGGCCAAGTATCCGGAAAACATCCTGGATGAGCTCAAGTCCCGGCAGATCAACGTGGTTGCCATCGACGCCTTTGCCGTGGCCGAGTCCGTGGGCGAGCTGCGCACCGCCAACGTGGCCATGGTCGGAGCGATGTCCAACTTTCTCGCGGTCGATCCCAACGTCTTTATCGAGGTGATCGACACCACGGTCAAGGAGCAGTTCCGCGAGGTCAATAAAAAAGCATTCTCCGCCGGACGAGCGGCGGTGTACGCCTGA
- the iorA gene encoding indolepyruvate ferredoxin oxidoreductase subunit alpha, with product MGFDKENKMWLSGNEAIALGAWEAGVRVASGYPGTPSTEIMGNLSRYEGVYTEWAPNEKVGLEVAIGASFGGARALATMKHVGLNVAADPLFTAAYTGVRGGLVVLNADDPQMHSSQNEQDNRNYAYAAKLPLMEPSDPAEAKEMMATAYRLSEELDTPVIMRITTRIAHVKGVVEKGAKLELPEPSIEKAPAKMVMLPGNARVRRVAVEKRMQAARELAETLPENRIEPGTGKRGFITSGVPYNYVKEAFPDAPVLKLGMVWPLPEKMIRDFAASLDELIVVEELDPFIETHLKAMGIACRGKDLIPNQGELNSFIVRKSIEPASIGELFEPIELPMRPPNMCAGCPHRGLFFGLSKIKDVFISGDIGCYTLGFLPPLSAMDACVCMGASITMAHGLTKALGKEGEGKIVAVLGDSTFMHSGITGLLNLVYNNSYATVIILDNRTTAMTGHQDNPASGHNIRGEAAPQLNLEMLCQSLGVKRVTVVNPHDVEATRKVLKEEVAVNEPSVIISRAPCVLLPEEVKRKKPVYFTNLENCTGCTQCVQMGCPAISWTPFTPEEAVARGYREKQKGIAQITEVQCNGCGQCASVCKFDAITRKEAK from the coding sequence GTGGGGTTTGACAAGGAGAACAAAATGTGGCTTTCCGGTAACGAGGCGATCGCCTTGGGTGCCTGGGAAGCTGGTGTACGGGTGGCCTCTGGCTATCCGGGAACACCGTCTACCGAGATCATGGGAAATCTCTCCCGCTATGAAGGCGTGTACACCGAGTGGGCTCCCAATGAGAAGGTAGGTCTTGAGGTTGCCATCGGCGCCTCCTTTGGTGGAGCCCGAGCCCTGGCGACCATGAAGCATGTCGGCCTGAACGTGGCTGCAGACCCGCTGTTTACCGCAGCCTATACCGGTGTTCGTGGTGGTCTGGTTGTCCTGAATGCCGATGATCCCCAGATGCATAGCTCCCAGAACGAGCAGGATAACCGCAACTACGCGTATGCCGCCAAGCTGCCCTTGATGGAGCCGTCCGATCCGGCCGAGGCCAAAGAGATGATGGCCACCGCCTACCGGCTCAGTGAAGAGCTCGATACCCCGGTGATCATGCGTATCACCACCCGCATCGCCCATGTGAAGGGCGTTGTGGAGAAGGGGGCCAAGCTCGAATTGCCCGAGCCCTCCATTGAAAAGGCACCGGCCAAGATGGTCATGCTGCCCGGTAACGCCCGTGTTCGTCGCGTGGCTGTGGAAAAACGGATGCAGGCCGCACGCGAGCTGGCTGAAACCCTTCCCGAGAACCGGATTGAGCCCGGGACCGGTAAACGCGGTTTTATTACCTCCGGCGTTCCCTACAACTACGTCAAGGAAGCCTTCCCTGATGCTCCGGTACTCAAATTGGGTATGGTCTGGCCGCTGCCGGAGAAGATGATCCGTGACTTCGCAGCCTCCCTGGACGAGCTGATCGTGGTCGAGGAGCTGGATCCCTTTATCGAGACCCACCTCAAAGCCATGGGCATTGCCTGTCGCGGCAAGGATTTGATCCCCAACCAGGGCGAGTTGAACTCCTTTATCGTTCGTAAGTCCATTGAGCCTGCATCCATCGGTGAGCTCTTTGAGCCCATTGAGTTGCCCATGCGGCCACCGAATATGTGCGCCGGTTGCCCCCATCGCGGTCTTTTCTTCGGCCTCTCCAAAATTAAAGATGTCTTCATCTCCGGTGATATCGGCTGCTATACTCTTGGGTTTTTGCCGCCGCTCTCCGCCATGGACGCCTGCGTCTGTATGGGCGCCTCCATCACCATGGCCCATGGTCTGACCAAGGCGTTGGGCAAAGAAGGGGAAGGCAAGATCGTTGCCGTGCTGGGTGACTCCACCTTCATGCACTCGGGTATCACCGGTCTCTTGAATCTGGTTTACAACAATTCCTACGCCACGGTGATCATTCTTGATAACCGCACCACCGCCATGACCGGCCATCAGGACAACCCTGCCTCCGGCCATAACATTCGTGGCGAGGCTGCCCCCCAGCTCAACCTGGAGATGCTCTGCCAGTCCTTGGGTGTGAAACGGGTAACCGTTGTCAATCCCCACGATGTCGAGGCAACCCGCAAGGTGCTCAAGGAAGAGGTGGCTGTAAACGAGCCCTCGGTCATCATCAGTCGGGCCCCCTGTGTGCTGCTGCCTGAAGAGGTGAAACGCAAGAAACCTGTCTACTTCACCAATCTGGAGAACTGTACCGGCTGTACCCAGTGTGTACAGATGGGCTGCCCGGCGATCAGCTGGACACCGTTTACCCCGGAAGAGGCTGTGGCACGCGGCTATCGTGAAAAACAAAAAGGCATTGCCCAGATTACCGAAGTGCAGTGTAACGGCTGCGGCCAGTGCGCATCGGTCTGTAAGTTCGATGCGATCACCAGAAAGGAGGCGAAGTAA
- a CDS encoding ATP-binding cassette domain-containing protein, translating to MLSINDLNLQYGSKHIFRDVAVQIHTGDKVGLAGVNGAGKSTLLKIMCGQQEVDPGIVNRASWFSVAYLPQEVSIELGSRTLFAEAESAFDDVLAQQEELDQISAELALLDADSPEIESLLNRQGELQHQLEGSDVFRIRPQVERVLFGLGFSAEDLEKEVKSFSGGWIMRLLLAKLLLKRPSLLLLDEPTNHLDLDSLTWLEDFLLSYQGSMVIISHDRSFLDRVTSITWELSLGKLSVFRGNYSHYLVEKAQRLELERAAYDNQQAQIRQSERFITRFRAKSTKAKQVQSRVKLLEKMERIELSETDRAIHFSFPPAAPSGRDVLKLENVCKSFNGVKVFDGVKLDLQRGDKLAVVGVNGAGKTTLMKIIAGLEAAEGEIKPGHNVILSYFGQHQAQELPGELSIVDTVYHTATDMSITQVRSLLGAFLFTGDEVEKQVRVLSGGEKSRVALAKMLVRPANMLLLDEPTNHLDMSSQEILQEAMAQYEGTIIVVSHNRFFVNSFVNKVLEIKDGKATIHEGNVDDYLEWRKNRDAAKADQASAVRQAETSKQDATSTSGSNDKKAERKRRAQERQLLNKKIGPWKKKSDEAEREIEKHEERKAELEALMADPELYNDQEQWSATSKEYTQVERHLERAYQRWEEAQQAIESIEEELSASEG from the coding sequence ATGCTCAGTATCAACGATCTCAACCTGCAATACGGCAGTAAACATATCTTTCGTGACGTCGCGGTGCAGATTCATACCGGTGACAAGGTCGGACTGGCCGGGGTCAACGGAGCGGGGAAATCCACGCTTTTAAAAATAATGTGCGGCCAGCAGGAGGTGGACCCGGGCATTGTCAATAGGGCCTCCTGGTTTTCGGTTGCCTATTTGCCCCAGGAGGTGAGTATCGAGCTGGGGAGCCGTACGCTCTTTGCCGAGGCCGAATCCGCCTTTGATGATGTCCTGGCCCAGCAGGAAGAACTCGATCAGATCAGTGCTGAACTGGCACTGCTTGATGCTGACAGTCCGGAAATCGAATCACTGCTCAATCGCCAGGGAGAATTGCAGCATCAGTTGGAAGGCAGCGATGTCTTTCGGATTCGTCCCCAGGTGGAGCGGGTACTCTTTGGTCTGGGATTTTCTGCAGAGGACCTGGAAAAAGAGGTCAAAAGCTTCTCCGGTGGCTGGATCATGCGGCTCCTTCTCGCCAAACTCCTGCTCAAGCGCCCCTCGCTGCTGCTTTTGGATGAGCCCACCAATCACCTAGATCTGGATTCACTCACCTGGCTGGAGGACTTTCTCTTAAGCTATCAGGGCTCAATGGTGATCATCTCCCATGACCGCTCCTTTCTTGACCGGGTTACCTCGATCACCTGGGAGCTCAGCCTGGGCAAACTCTCGGTGTTTCGCGGTAACTACTCCCACTATCTGGTAGAAAAAGCGCAGCGCTTGGAGTTGGAGCGGGCTGCCTATGATAACCAGCAGGCCCAGATTCGTCAGAGCGAGCGGTTTATCACCCGTTTTCGGGCGAAATCCACCAAGGCCAAGCAGGTCCAGAGCCGAGTGAAACTCCTGGAAAAGATGGAGCGGATCGAACTCTCCGAAACTGACCGGGCCATCCATTTTTCCTTTCCACCTGCCGCTCCCTCAGGCCGGGACGTGCTCAAACTCGAGAATGTCTGCAAGAGCTTCAACGGCGTCAAAGTTTTTGATGGGGTCAAACTTGATCTCCAGCGGGGAGATAAGCTGGCAGTGGTCGGTGTCAACGGCGCCGGTAAAACCACCTTGATGAAAATTATTGCCGGGCTTGAAGCCGCCGAAGGTGAGATCAAGCCGGGGCATAATGTCATCCTCTCCTATTTTGGGCAGCACCAGGCCCAGGAGCTGCCCGGTGAACTCAGTATTGTCGATACCGTCTATCATACCGCCACCGACATGAGCATCACCCAGGTTCGTTCGCTCCTCGGTGCCTTTCTTTTCACCGGTGATGAGGTGGAGAAGCAGGTGCGGGTCCTCTCCGGTGGTGAAAAATCCCGCGTGGCCCTGGCCAAGATGCTGGTGCGCCCGGCCAATATGCTGCTCTTGGATGAGCCCACCAACCATCTGGACATGAGCTCCCAGGAGATTCTGCAGGAGGCCATGGCCCAGTACGAGGGCACGATTATCGTGGTTTCCCATAACCGCTTTTTTGTGAACTCCTTTGTTAACAAGGTCCTGGAGATCAAAGACGGCAAGGCCACCATCCACGAAGGCAATGTGGATGACTACCTGGAGTGGCGTAAAAACCGGGATGCTGCCAAGGCCGACCAGGCTTCAGCGGTCAGGCAAGCCGAGACGAGCAAACAGGACGCGACCTCAACCTCCGGCTCGAATGATAAAAAAGCTGAACGAAAACGACGCGCCCAGGAACGCCAGCTCCTCAATAAAAAGATTGGCCCCTGGAAAAAGAAGAGCGATGAGGCCGAGCGGGAGATTGAAAAGCATGAAGAGCGCAAGGCCGAGCTCGAAGCCCTGATGGCAGATCCAGAGCTCTATAACGATCAGGAGCAGTGGAGCGCTACCTCCAAGGAGTATACCCAGGTGGAGCGTCATCTGGAGCGGGCCTACCAGCGCTGGGAGGAGGCGCAGCAGGCCATTGAATCCATCGAAGAGGAGCTCTCAGCCTCAGAGGGCTGA
- a CDS encoding radical SAM protein gives MQSRTRTAAAGSACGRTSPKKLLVIPLFIPHEGCPHCCSFCNQHQISGQVATPIDATGVSQVIETWLARSGAKAQHIQVAFYGGSFTGLPLARQRLLLGAVQPYLHEGLVQEIRLSTRPDYIDSERLALLKEYGVGVVELGVQSLDDQVLRAAGRGHCVQATVDAVKQIKAARHQLGIQLMLGLPGQTFASLRKTLVQVIALEPNLVRLYPVLVLAGSGLELLYTQGRFKPLSLQKAVLQAVFMKKRFDDYGIRVVRMGLQPGPELEKSLVAGPYHPAFGEMVKARMMFNVTRRLLASASVEKPVVLVINNRDQSVFRGLRSANMKRLRQLDLLERFTLQTDPNQPRGTVRLVG, from the coding sequence TTGCAAAGCAGAACCAGAACTGCGGCTGCGGGCTCCGCGTGCGGTCGCACTTCCCCAAAAAAGCTGCTGGTAATTCCTCTTTTTATCCCCCACGAGGGATGTCCCCACTGCTGTAGTTTTTGTAATCAACATCAGATCAGCGGGCAGGTCGCAACTCCTATAGACGCTACAGGTGTGAGCCAGGTGATAGAGACCTGGCTTGCTCGTAGTGGGGCTAAGGCGCAACATATCCAGGTGGCCTTTTACGGGGGCAGCTTCACCGGCTTGCCCCTTGCGCGACAGCGTTTACTGTTAGGGGCCGTGCAGCCCTATCTCCACGAGGGCCTGGTGCAAGAGATACGTCTTTCTACCCGGCCGGATTATATCGACAGCGAGCGATTGGCCTTGCTCAAAGAGTACGGTGTCGGGGTGGTTGAGTTGGGCGTCCAGTCTTTGGATGACCAGGTGCTCAGGGCTGCCGGTCGTGGTCACTGCGTCCAAGCCACTGTGGATGCTGTCAAGCAGATCAAAGCTGCCCGGCATCAACTGGGCATTCAGTTGATGCTTGGTCTTCCGGGGCAGACCTTTGCTTCACTCCGCAAGACTCTGGTCCAGGTGATTGCACTGGAGCCGAATTTAGTGCGTCTCTATCCGGTGTTGGTGCTGGCGGGGAGTGGACTTGAGCTCCTCTATACGCAGGGCCGATTTAAGCCTTTGAGCCTGCAAAAGGCTGTACTTCAAGCGGTCTTCATGAAAAAACGGTTTGACGATTACGGGATCAGGGTGGTACGCATGGGCCTGCAACCAGGTCCGGAGTTGGAAAAATCTCTGGTCGCTGGCCCCTATCACCCGGCCTTTGGGGAAATGGTCAAAGCTCGAATGATGTTCAATGTCACACGCAGGCTTTTAGCCTCAGCTTCTGTGGAAAAACCGGTGGTGCTGGTAATAAATAATCGTGATCAGTCAGTTTTTCGTGGTCTGCGTTCTGCAAACATGAAGCGGCTTCGTCAGCTTGACCTGCTAGAGCGTTTTACCCTGCAGACGGATCCGAATCAGCCACGCGGTACCGTGCGCCTGGTAGGATAA
- the rnc gene encoding ribonuclease III — MGTTISNLIQDNEEGLHELQDQIGYHFNDLRLLQLSLVHSSFAFERLDDGRHNETQEFLGDAVLDLTVGYILFVRFPEMREGKLTRIRSALVNEQGLAERAREIDLGKHLLLGKGEDASNGRDKSSILSCAYEALVGALFLDGGYEEALTFVRRFFEPHIDQHQDRLVSADAKSALQELLQERYNEGPEYVLVSEEGPAHARLFSISVNFRGESLGGGQASSKKEAEQQAARSALDSLQPEEA; from the coding sequence ATGGGAACCACTATTTCAAACCTGATTCAAGATAACGAGGAAGGGTTGCACGAGTTGCAGGACCAAATCGGATATCATTTTAATGACCTGCGATTGCTGCAACTCTCCCTCGTACATAGTTCTTTTGCTTTCGAGCGACTTGACGACGGGCGCCATAACGAGACCCAGGAGTTTCTGGGAGACGCTGTTTTAGATCTGACAGTCGGTTATATTTTATTTGTTCGTTTTCCGGAAATGCGTGAGGGCAAGCTCACGCGTATCCGTTCTGCCCTGGTTAATGAGCAGGGGTTGGCGGAACGAGCCAGGGAAATTGACCTGGGAAAACACCTTTTGCTTGGTAAAGGGGAGGACGCCTCCAACGGTCGGGATAAGTCTTCCATCCTTTCCTGTGCCTATGAGGCCCTGGTGGGAGCACTCTTTTTAGATGGCGGCTATGAAGAGGCCCTGACCTTTGTTCGTCGCTTTTTTGAGCCCCATATCGATCAGCATCAGGACCGCTTGGTTTCAGCCGATGCCAAGAGTGCTCTTCAGGAACTCCTCCAGGAGCGCTACAACGAAGGGCCCGAGTATGTGCTGGTGAGCGAAGAGGGACCAGCACATGCCCGTCTCTTTTCGATCTCCGTTAATTTTCGGGGGGAATCCCTTGGCGGTGGCCAGGCCTCCAGCAAAAAAGAGGCAGAGCAGCAGGCTGCACGATCAGCGCTGGATTCATTGCAGCCGGAAGAGGCCTGA
- a CDS encoding PEP-CTERM sorting domain-containing protein, with product MKRTMMRNSILAALCSFVISGTAFALPTDTDSVTVYRATYGGAILGGANLGGPFLLDIQNSNEEYLAFCLERDESVGIGTTYAVTSVSDEVLGGGDNTNNGDWLSDESQWLFYNYAFNRSSLSALTGVSDQNTLANLVQLALWYFEDEVVDSNDSLYSQLANFTGVISSNADASYNNYVTAVNLGSNNQSMIVGEPVPEPATMFLFGTGIAGLAGIARRKRS from the coding sequence ATGAAACGTACAATGATGAGAAATTCTATTTTAGCAGCACTGTGTTCTTTTGTAATTTCGGGTACTGCCTTTGCTTTGCCGACGGACACTGATTCTGTCACAGTTTATCGGGCTACTTATGGTGGGGCTATTCTTGGTGGGGCTAACTTAGGCGGGCCTTTTCTTCTTGATATTCAAAATTCTAATGAAGAATATTTAGCCTTTTGCCTGGAAAGAGATGAATCGGTTGGCATTGGAACTACGTATGCAGTGACCTCTGTGAGTGACGAGGTTTTAGGTGGTGGAGACAATACGAATAACGGGGATTGGCTTTCAGATGAGTCCCAATGGTTGTTTTACAACTACGCATTTAATCGAAGTAGTTTGAGTGCTTTGACGGGAGTCTCTGATCAAAACACTCTTGCGAATTTAGTACAGCTTGCTCTTTGGTATTTTGAAGATGAAGTTGTTGACAGCAATGATTCCCTGTATAGTCAGCTAGCTAATTTTACAGGTGTAATTAGTAGTAATGCCGATGCTAGTTATAATAATTACGTTACGGCTGTAAATTTAGGAAGCAATAATCAAAGCATGATAGTTGGAGAGCCCGTACCCGAACCTGCAACCATGTTTCTTTTTGGAACTGGTATTGCCGGGTTGGCTGGTATTGCTCGCCGCAAAAGAAGCTGA
- a CDS encoding IS66 family transposase, whose amino-acid sequence MGTVNKIRVREEVDLLKQEFEQLCSAGKVSSEIRVLVNSLLVVVELILSIFLEKTTRKGNKNSSIPSSQTEKDETATKHCTTTGRGKQVNGRVGNTRVKESVTTAQVEVCDICGMVLDSVACQGHERRTKIDIVFEKVVEHIDAEIKQCPNCEATVKGRFPEDMPGKLQYGNGLKAFAIHLVISQMVALNRVQKQIAAMIGSVISEASLLKFVLRLYQSLEAWESRAIDRLLQAPSLHVDETSFRVEGKNHWIHVYSSGETTLKVLHRKRGKEAIEGLNIIPRYGGVIIHDCWASYLSYDHCGHGLCGSHLLRELTFVVDSNQYRWARNLKAVLQQTCRTVAQRPEKCLTEREYANLQKRYRNILTRGSKELPKIPPKPQGKRGRIAKSDAHNLWERLQKNEAAVLLFAKEPHVPFTNNRAERDLRMAKVKQKISGCFRRKQYAQAYCRISSYLQTMASQGINPLVAIQLALAGTLPDAEE is encoded by the coding sequence ATGGGAACAGTAAACAAAATAAGGGTACGCGAAGAAGTCGATCTCCTCAAACAGGAATTTGAACAGCTTTGTTCCGCCGGCAAAGTTTCCTCTGAGATACGGGTCCTGGTCAACAGCCTGCTGGTTGTCGTCGAGTTGATACTCTCTATCTTTCTTGAGAAGACAACGCGCAAGGGAAACAAAAACTCGAGCATTCCTTCTTCGCAAACCGAAAAAGACGAAACCGCTACCAAGCACTGCACCACTACCGGCAGGGGAAAACAAGTCAATGGGCGAGTTGGTAATACACGCGTCAAAGAATCGGTCACCACTGCTCAGGTCGAGGTGTGTGATATCTGCGGAATGGTGCTGGATAGCGTTGCATGCCAGGGGCATGAACGTCGGACAAAAATCGACATCGTTTTTGAAAAAGTTGTCGAGCACATTGACGCAGAAATAAAGCAATGCCCCAATTGTGAAGCAACAGTCAAGGGGCGTTTCCCTGAGGATATGCCGGGTAAGCTGCAGTACGGCAATGGGCTTAAAGCGTTTGCCATTCATTTGGTTATCAGCCAGATGGTCGCTTTAAACCGGGTTCAAAAACAGATAGCAGCCATGATCGGTAGCGTAATCTCCGAGGCCAGCCTGCTCAAATTTGTTTTGCGCTTGTACCAATCACTCGAAGCATGGGAATCCAGAGCTATTGATAGGCTGCTGCAGGCTCCATCCCTGCATGTGGATGAAACCTCGTTTCGGGTTGAAGGGAAGAATCACTGGATTCACGTCTATTCTTCCGGCGAAACAACCCTGAAAGTACTGCATCGAAAGCGGGGCAAGGAGGCAATCGAAGGATTGAATATCATCCCTCGGTATGGCGGGGTGATCATCCATGATTGCTGGGCATCATATTTATCCTACGACCATTGCGGTCACGGACTTTGCGGCTCGCACCTTTTGCGAGAGTTGACGTTTGTCGTTGACTCTAACCAATACCGGTGGGCCCGCAATCTAAAAGCTGTGCTCCAGCAAACGTGTCGTACGGTGGCTCAACGTCCGGAAAAATGTCTTACCGAACGGGAGTATGCCAACCTGCAGAAGCGCTACCGTAATATCCTTACGCGTGGCAGCAAGGAGTTGCCCAAGATCCCTCCGAAACCACAAGGGAAGCGCGGCAGAATAGCCAAATCCGATGCGCACAATCTTTGGGAGCGATTACAAAAGAATGAGGCGGCAGTCTTGCTTTTTGCCAAAGAACCACATGTGCCGTTCACCAACAACAGAGCGGAAAGGGATCTTCGCATGGCTAAGGTAAAACAGAAAATATCCGGTTGTTTTCGACGTAAACAATATGCCCAGGCTTACTGTAGGATTTCAAGCTACCTGCAGACCATGGCAAGCCAGGGGATCAATCCTCTTGTCGCTATCCAGTTGGCACTGGCAGGAACTCTGCCTGATGCCGAAGAATAG
- the thpR gene encoding RNA 2',3'-cyclic phosphodiesterase encodes MNKRLFIAIDPPLEIREQLASLCYGLPEARWTPIEQFHLTLNFIGEVDGTTFLDIRESLTELVLPSFELRFKGVGFFPPRGTPRVVWAGVEPSEPLMQLQRKITTHLRQLGVELEKRKYFPHITLARLRQTPANKVGKYLTLNNLFTSSSFASDRFTLYSSILGRKGAIHIQEQEYLLAI; translated from the coding sequence ATGAATAAGCGTCTCTTCATTGCCATTGACCCACCCTTGGAAATCCGCGAACAACTCGCCTCCCTCTGCTACGGTCTCCCTGAAGCCCGCTGGACACCTATTGAACAATTTCACCTCACCCTCAACTTTATCGGTGAGGTCGACGGCACCACCTTTCTCGATATTCGCGAAAGCCTGACTGAGCTTGTACTTCCTTCCTTTGAACTCCGCTTCAAAGGCGTTGGTTTCTTCCCGCCCCGCGGTACTCCCCGTGTGGTCTGGGCTGGGGTGGAGCCAAGTGAGCCACTCATGCAACTCCAGCGCAAAATCACCACCCACCTGCGTCAGCTAGGGGTCGAGCTGGAAAAACGCAAATACTTCCCCCATATCACTCTTGCCCGTTTGCGCCAGACACCAGCAAATAAAGTCGGGAAGTACCTTACCCTCAATAATCTTTTTACTTCCTCTAGCTTCGCGAGCGATCGTTTTACCCTCTATTCCAGTATCTTGGGGCGTAAAGGAGCCATCCATATCCAGGAGCAGGAGTATTTGCTCGCAATTTGA